In Pseudofrankia saprophytica, one genomic interval encodes:
- a CDS encoding MarR family winged helix-turn-helix transcriptional regulator, with protein MTAGPARDGDVDLEALLRELVSAAQLFQAAAGVRARLTPTELAVLTILRSSPRLAGQLSAATRLTTGAITKVLDGLEQRGFLTRAPDPGDRRRVIVTAVAERVAALDVLLGPMTDAAATIQTTFSPADQRTIARFLAATTEMLRDQTQSLRDGPATTASPVTLGAPLGAAPRARLLLAGGARHLAIVAGDADLPGDSLYQGSFLGGAPTSQVTTRPDETEVRIQFGRNRSLWRPGSRASTLTLSPRVSWSIYVRGGAENLAVDTAGLAMTSFSLTGGVNHLALRLGPPHPPARISVTGGAKGLRIERPAGVPVDLRLRGGASQVVVDGEHLGPQGSWPSGRASGKDRYELALTGGVKNLVIAPLT; from the coding sequence GTGACAGCCGGCCCGGCGCGGGACGGCGACGTCGACCTGGAGGCGCTGCTGCGCGAGCTGGTGTCCGCGGCGCAGCTGTTCCAGGCGGCCGCCGGCGTGCGCGCCCGGCTCACACCGACCGAGCTCGCCGTGCTCACGATCCTGCGGTCCAGCCCGCGGCTGGCCGGCCAGCTCTCCGCGGCCACCCGGCTCACCACCGGCGCGATCACCAAGGTGCTCGACGGCCTGGAACAGCGCGGCTTCCTCACCCGCGCGCCCGACCCCGGCGACCGCAGGCGAGTCATCGTGACGGCGGTCGCCGAGCGGGTCGCCGCGCTCGACGTGCTCCTCGGCCCCATGACCGACGCCGCCGCGACCATCCAGACGACGTTCAGCCCCGCCGACCAGCGCACCATCGCGCGCTTCCTGGCCGCGACCACCGAGATGCTGCGCGACCAGACGCAGTCGTTGCGCGACGGCCCGGCCACCACGGCCTCGCCCGTCACGCTGGGTGCGCCGCTGGGCGCGGCCCCGCGGGCCCGGCTGCTCCTGGCCGGCGGGGCCAGGCACCTGGCGATCGTGGCCGGCGACGCGGACCTTCCCGGCGACAGCCTCTACCAGGGCAGCTTCCTGGGCGGGGCGCCGACCAGCCAGGTCACCACCCGCCCGGACGAGACCGAGGTGCGGATCCAGTTCGGCCGCAACCGGTCACTGTGGCGCCCGGGAAGCCGGGCGTCGACGCTGACGCTCAGCCCACGCGTCTCCTGGTCCATCTACGTCCGTGGCGGCGCCGAGAACCTCGCCGTCGACACCGCCGGGCTCGCCATGACGTCGTTCTCGCTGACCGGGGGCGTCAACCACCTGGCGCTGCGCCTCGGCCCGCCGCACCCGCCCGCCCGGATCTCGGTGACGGGCGGGGCGAAGGGGCTGCGCATCGAGCGGCCGGCCGGCGTGCCCGTCGACCTGCGGCTGCGCGGCGGCGCGAGCCAGGTCGTCGTCGACGGCGAGCACCTCGGCCCCCAGGGAAGCTGGCCCTCCGGCCGCGCGTCGGGCAAGGACCGCTACGAGCTGGCCCTCACCGGCGGCGTCAAGAACCTCGTGATCGCCCCACTCACCTAG
- a CDS encoding ABC transporter permease gives MSGAEAPPAVAPAPAAAPPEGLPARPAAAGRDWGPPPRRRAARPGRLPKLGEDVSPSTRWVLRVLSVVVPLAVWLVLSASGAVDDTFLPSPLAVWNAGIDMARSGELSSDVAASVRRVGLGFLIAVAISVPLGFAMGSMGWAQALFEPVIGLLRYMPASAFIPLLIIWLGLGESSKIALLVIGVVFFNTLMTADVVRRIPSDLLEVSATLGARQHEIAWKVILPYALPGMIDAMRVNAAAAWNFVVVAELVAATSGLGYRITRAQRFLQTDKIFAVLVVIGVIGLAIDILLRILRDRVGRWAT, from the coding sequence GTGAGCGGCGCCGAGGCGCCGCCGGCGGTGGCGCCAGCCCCCGCTGCCGCGCCCCCAGAAGGTCTCCCCGCCCGGCCCGCGGCGGCTGGTCGGGACTGGGGGCCGCCGCCGCGGCGGCGGGCGGCGCGGCCGGGCCGCCTGCCCAAGCTGGGCGAGGACGTGTCGCCGTCGACGCGGTGGGTGCTGCGGGTGCTGTCGGTCGTCGTGCCGCTGGCGGTGTGGCTGGTGCTGTCCGCCTCGGGCGCCGTCGACGACACGTTCCTGCCGTCGCCGTTGGCGGTGTGGAACGCCGGGATCGACATGGCCCGCTCCGGCGAGCTGTCCTCCGACGTGGCCGCGAGCGTGCGCCGGGTCGGCCTCGGCTTCCTCATCGCGGTGGCGATCTCGGTGCCGCTGGGGTTCGCGATGGGGTCGATGGGCTGGGCCCAGGCGTTGTTCGAACCGGTCATCGGCCTGTTGCGCTACATGCCGGCGAGCGCCTTCATCCCGCTGCTGATCATCTGGCTGGGCCTGGGCGAGTCGTCGAAGATCGCGCTGCTGGTGATCGGCGTGGTCTTCTTCAACACGCTGATGACGGCCGACGTCGTCCGCCGGATCCCGAGTGACCTGCTGGAGGTGTCGGCGACGCTCGGGGCACGCCAGCACGAGATCGCCTGGAAGGTGATCCTGCCGTACGCGCTGCCCGGGATGATCGACGCGATGCGGGTGAACGCCGCCGCGGCCTGGAACTTCGTCGTCGTCGCCGAGCTCGTCGCGGCCACCTCGGGCCTCGGCTACCGCATCACCCGGGCCCAGCGCTTCCTGCAGACAGACAAGATCTTCGCCGTGCTCGTCGTCATCGGCGTGATCGGCCTCGCGATCGACATCCTGCTGCGCATCCTGCGCGACCGGGTCGGAAGGTGGGCGACGTGA
- a CDS encoding PAS domain-containing protein — protein sequence MNRWVLTETLPGPGESGDGVGMTDAVRAGAGRTGETTDQPADAASTAQDTPAGGPDATGPNVASGFGAWQATMADAAGAAPAAPSTSLRPVPPPGPTAAPAAPAPTAGYPVPDGPTPPPARTSMAAGLDALNLLDSLSEVVFRTDAEGCWTYLNPAWTRLTGFSIAESLGSQFISYVHPEEIEHTIALFMAVVVGGADHCHHETRYRIVDGTYRRVQIRAKVLRDDAGEVVGNMGTIIDVTDARFGAEMAGEQSALLELVPTGGKIDDLPVGVVIYDPDLTVLRASQVVDRLVGTRTQAGDPVDVLSTQLRPAAAGGPALGGEWGLVATARRTQQAQIGDLDVLDVLAGRADVAGGDDSATAAEDAGAGQPTAGQPTAGQPATGDAQLTSAGPVRSLRATVIPLRDEGGTRVAVVFSDITDLRRAERQQAALAYLGQRALTTLDVPALLNEAVELVASTLAVERCDLIECLEAASSASGRARGGPFGDTQEQAAAGSGGVVVTKATDADADVGPGTRLTGDVHAHVRACYGRVGGAWAAGAVSAAPGSYVSKVLSSRQPLVIDDLSGHADIAPEGWLQGDGTVATVGAPIGVGSRAFGVLAAHSGARRYFTKDEAHFVQSVANIVAASVELAQMQEDRARLAVFEDRDRIACELHDLVIQRLFSVGLRLQSLVRLVAEPGTGRLSAAIADLDQTIDEVRRTIFDLRPPYA from the coding sequence ATGAACCGCTGGGTGCTGACCGAGACCTTGCCGGGGCCGGGGGAGTCTGGGGATGGCGTGGGCATGACGGACGCGGTGCGTGCCGGGGCCGGGCGGACGGGCGAAACGACGGACCAGCCGGCCGACGCGGCCAGCACGGCGCAGGACACGCCCGCGGGGGGCCCGGACGCCACCGGACCGAACGTCGCCAGCGGATTCGGCGCCTGGCAGGCCACCATGGCCGACGCGGCCGGCGCCGCGCCCGCCGCCCCCAGCACCTCACTGCGGCCGGTGCCACCGCCGGGACCGACGGCCGCGCCCGCCGCGCCGGCGCCGACGGCCGGGTATCCGGTGCCGGACGGCCCGACGCCGCCGCCCGCCCGCACGTCGATGGCGGCCGGGCTGGACGCGCTGAACCTGCTCGACAGCCTCTCCGAGGTCGTGTTCCGTACGGACGCCGAAGGGTGCTGGACCTACCTGAACCCCGCCTGGACCCGGCTCACCGGGTTCAGCATCGCCGAGAGCCTCGGAAGTCAGTTCATCTCCTATGTCCACCCCGAGGAGATCGAGCACACCATCGCCCTGTTCATGGCGGTCGTCGTCGGCGGCGCGGACCACTGTCACCACGAGACCCGTTACCGCATCGTCGACGGCACCTACCGCCGCGTGCAGATCCGCGCGAAGGTGCTGCGCGACGACGCCGGCGAGGTCGTCGGCAACATGGGCACGATCATCGACGTCACCGACGCCCGCTTCGGGGCGGAGATGGCCGGCGAGCAGAGCGCGCTGCTGGAGCTCGTGCCGACCGGCGGCAAGATCGACGATCTGCCTGTCGGTGTCGTCATCTACGACCCCGACCTGACGGTGCTCCGGGCGTCCCAGGTGGTCGACCGGCTCGTCGGCACCCGCACCCAGGCCGGCGACCCCGTCGACGTGCTGTCCACCCAGCTGCGCCCTGCCGCGGCCGGCGGGCCCGCGCTCGGTGGCGAGTGGGGCCTGGTCGCCACGGCCCGGCGCACCCAGCAGGCCCAGATCGGCGACCTCGACGTGCTCGACGTGCTCGCTGGGCGCGCGGACGTCGCCGGTGGCGACGATTCCGCGACCGCCGCCGAGGACGCCGGCGCGGGACAGCCAACAGCGGGACAGCCAACAGCCGGACAGCCGGCCACGGGGGATGCGCAGCTGACCTCCGCGGGCCCGGTGCGCTCGCTGCGCGCCACCGTGATCCCGTTGCGCGACGAGGGCGGCACCCGGGTCGCCGTCGTGTTCTCCGACATCACCGACCTGCGCCGCGCCGAGCGCCAGCAGGCGGCGCTGGCCTATCTCGGCCAGCGTGCGCTGACCACGCTCGACGTGCCCGCCCTGCTGAACGAGGCCGTCGAACTGGTCGCCTCCACGCTCGCGGTCGAGCGCTGCGACCTGATCGAGTGCCTCGAGGCGGCCTCGTCCGCCAGCGGCCGGGCCCGCGGCGGCCCGTTCGGCGACACCCAGGAGCAGGCCGCGGCCGGCTCGGGTGGCGTCGTGGTCACCAAGGCCACCGACGCCGACGCCGACGTGGGCCCCGGCACCCGGCTGACGGGCGACGTCCACGCGCATGTGCGCGCCTGCTATGGCCGCGTCGGCGGGGCCTGGGCCGCCGGCGCGGTCTCCGCCGCCCCCGGCTCGTACGTCTCGAAGGTGCTCTCCTCCCGCCAGCCCCTCGTCATCGACGACCTGTCCGGCCACGCGGACATCGCCCCGGAGGGCTGGCTGCAGGGCGATGGCACGGTGGCCACGGTCGGTGCGCCGATCGGCGTCGGCAGCCGGGCGTTCGGCGTGCTGGCGGCGCACAGCGGCGCCCGCCGATACTTCACCAAGGACGAGGCGCATTTCGTCCAGTCGGTCGCCAACATCGTCGCCGCGTCCGTCGAGCTCGCCCAGATGCAGGAGGACCGCGCCCGCCTCGCGGTCTTCGAGGACCGCGACCGGATCGCCTGCGAGCTGCACGACCTCGTCATCCAGCGGCTGTTCTCAGTGGGCCTGCGGCTGCAGTCGCTGGTCCGCCTGGTCGCCGAGCCGGGCACCGGCCGGCTGTCCGCAGCGATCGCCGATCTCGACCAGACCATCGACGAGGTCCGCCGCACCATCTTCGACCTGCGCCCGCCCTACGCCTAA
- a CDS encoding ABC transporter substrate-binding protein, which yields MLSVALVAAACGGSDDSSDAPAGGSAAKPITLAFSAWPGWFPWQVAQEKGFFEKNGVKVDLKYFDSYTDSLNALATGNVDANSQTLNDTLASVAGGADETIVLTNDNSTGNDQIIAKPGINSVADLKGKTVAAEQGTVDHYLLLLALAKAGLTEKDVTFKPLLTDAAAAAFVAGQVDAVGVFAPFTTTALGLAGSKAIATSADFPGAIPDHLVVSKKLVSDNPQGVQGLVNAWFQTIEWIQANKTEAYGIMAKRAGVSVADYESYDKGTTIFTLDQNVAAFAPGSTDANLDYQAKKISDFLVSTKLVDEAPSLDGLLDDTFIKAVK from the coding sequence ATGCTGTCGGTGGCGCTGGTCGCCGCCGCTTGCGGCGGCTCCGACGACAGCTCCGACGCCCCCGCCGGCGGCTCGGCGGCCAAGCCGATCACTCTCGCGTTCAGCGCCTGGCCGGGCTGGTTCCCCTGGCAGGTGGCGCAGGAGAAGGGCTTCTTCGAGAAGAACGGCGTCAAGGTCGACCTGAAGTACTTCGACAGCTACACCGACAGCCTGAACGCGCTCGCGACCGGCAACGTCGACGCGAACAGCCAGACCCTCAACGACACGCTCGCCTCTGTCGCCGGCGGCGCCGACGAGACCATCGTCCTCACGAACGACAACTCCACCGGCAACGACCAGATCATCGCCAAGCCCGGTATCAACAGCGTCGCCGACCTGAAGGGCAAGACGGTCGCCGCCGAGCAGGGCACCGTCGACCACTACCTGCTGCTGCTCGCGCTGGCGAAGGCGGGCCTCACCGAGAAGGACGTCACCTTCAAGCCGCTGCTGACCGACGCGGCCGCGGCGGCGTTCGTCGCCGGCCAGGTCGACGCGGTCGGCGTGTTCGCGCCGTTCACCACCACCGCGCTCGGCCTCGCCGGCAGCAAGGCGATCGCCACCTCCGCGGACTTCCCCGGCGCCATTCCCGACCACCTGGTCGTCTCGAAGAAGCTGGTGTCCGACAACCCGCAGGGCGTGCAGGGCCTCGTCAACGCCTGGTTCCAGACCATCGAGTGGATCCAGGCGAACAAGACCGAGGCCTACGGGATCATGGCCAAGCGCGCCGGCGTCTCGGTCGCGGACTACGAGTCGTACGACAAGGGCACCACGATCTTCACCCTCGACCAGAACGTGGCGGCGTTCGCCCCCGGCTCGACGGACGCGAACCTCGACTACCAGGCCAAGAAGATCTCCGACTTCCTGGTCAGCACCAAGCTGGTCGACGAGGCGCCCTCGCTCGACGGCCTGCTCGACGACACGTTCATCAAGGCCGTGAAGTAG
- a CDS encoding agmatinase family protein, with amino-acid sequence MHENYGPEARYAVAAEQALPTTKWDEEIARGLEFGLPGADSIVDRRIPTFSRGELPHFAGINTFLKAPYVEDVRRCGEYDVVVLGAPFDGGTTYRPGTRFGPQGIRKISALYGPYSFELGVDLRESITIADVGDVFTIPANIEKTFDQITKAVSHVYASGAFPVVLGGDHSIGYPTTKGVAENLDGGKLGIIHFDRHVDTQETDLDERMHTTPWFHATDLPNVPAENLVQIGIGGWQAPRPGVKVGRERGTTIMTVTDCVEMGIEAAAERALEVAWNGTDAVWLSFDVDCLDAAFVPGTGWPEPGGFLPREVLKFIQIIADAKPLAGIEVVECSPPYDNAEITALIATRVICDTLGCLVRAGHLPKRPATA; translated from the coding sequence CTGCACGAGAACTACGGCCCTGAGGCCCGTTACGCCGTCGCGGCCGAACAGGCGCTGCCGACGACGAAATGGGACGAGGAGATCGCCCGCGGCCTGGAGTTCGGCCTGCCCGGCGCCGACTCCATCGTCGACCGGCGTATCCCGACGTTCTCCCGGGGAGAGCTGCCGCACTTCGCCGGCATCAACACGTTCCTGAAGGCGCCCTACGTGGAGGATGTGCGCAGGTGCGGCGAGTACGACGTCGTCGTGCTCGGCGCGCCCTTCGACGGCGGCACGACCTACCGCCCCGGCACCCGGTTCGGCCCGCAGGGCATCCGGAAGATCTCCGCGCTCTACGGCCCGTACAGCTTCGAGCTCGGCGTCGACCTGCGCGAGTCCATCACCATCGCCGACGTCGGCGACGTGTTCACCATTCCGGCCAACATCGAGAAGACCTTCGACCAGATCACGAAGGCCGTCTCGCACGTCTACGCCTCCGGCGCCTTCCCGGTGGTCCTCGGCGGCGACCACTCGATCGGCTACCCGACGACCAAGGGCGTCGCCGAGAACCTGGACGGCGGCAAGCTCGGGATCATCCACTTCGACCGCCACGTCGACACGCAGGAGACCGATCTCGACGAGCGGATGCACACGACGCCCTGGTTCCACGCCACCGACCTGCCGAACGTGCCGGCGGAGAACCTCGTGCAGATCGGCATCGGCGGCTGGCAGGCACCCCGGCCCGGTGTGAAGGTCGGCCGCGAGCGCGGCACCACGATCATGACGGTCACCGACTGCGTGGAGATGGGCATCGAGGCCGCCGCCGAGCGGGCGCTCGAGGTCGCCTGGAACGGCACCGACGCGGTCTGGCTGTCGTTCGACGTCGACTGCCTCGACGCCGCGTTCGTCCCCGGCACCGGCTGGCCGGAGCCCGGCGGTTTCCTGCCGCGCGAGGTCCTCAAGTTCATCCAGATCATCGCGGACGCGAAACCGCTCGCCGGCATCGAGGTCGTCGAGTGCTCACCGCCGTACGACAACGCCGAGATCACCGCACTGATCGCGACCCGCGTCATCTGCGACACCCTCGGCTGCCTGGTGCGCGCCGGCCACCTGCCCAAGCGCCCCGCGACCGCCTGA
- a CDS encoding PaaI family thioesterase has translation MRAPAREYPETRMRVGPIDRGNGMRVPMPVGPWMLAPSGDQTVAALGVIVDDAIGIEVHHQRPAGTHSVTTELSVDVVLPPPWAGPELVATSRLVGAGSADGVSRGEVRDGDGRVVAIASGRSRFVPATGIHADVAEVEREPPDRIEPADHRSILEVLDIADLERSLTFDFTGGADTGIRLPSPVDRQGADTRVPAPRPTADDDRPVQVAAAASHSGKAAGATLAEGPALSAPSARPAAPMAARLVVPPVEAFGNASGTMHGGLLFACTDLAAAGLAGALGSLPATDYTTSLRLNLLRPALLSEPVVFTARVVNRGRSVSVYRVTSHGAAGRPYTVATVTRSSRP, from the coding sequence GTGAGGGCACCGGCCCGGGAGTACCCGGAGACGCGGATGCGGGTGGGGCCGATCGACCGGGGCAACGGCATGCGGGTGCCGATGCCGGTCGGGCCCTGGATGCTGGCCCCCAGTGGTGACCAGACCGTCGCCGCGCTCGGCGTCATCGTCGACGACGCGATCGGGATCGAGGTCCACCACCAGCGGCCGGCCGGCACCCACTCGGTCACCACGGAGCTGTCGGTGGACGTCGTGCTGCCGCCGCCGTGGGCGGGCCCGGAGCTCGTGGCCACGTCGCGGCTGGTGGGCGCCGGGTCGGCGGACGGGGTGTCACGCGGCGAGGTCCGCGACGGCGACGGGCGGGTGGTGGCGATCGCGAGCGGCCGCAGCCGGTTCGTGCCCGCGACGGGCATCCACGCCGACGTCGCCGAGGTGGAGCGCGAGCCACCGGACCGGATCGAGCCGGCGGACCACCGCTCCATCCTCGAGGTGCTCGACATCGCCGACCTGGAGCGCTCGCTGACGTTCGACTTCACTGGGGGCGCCGACACAGGCATTCGTCTCCCGTCGCCGGTGGACCGCCAGGGCGCCGACACCCGGGTCCCCGCCCCGCGTCCGACCGCCGACGACGACCGGCCGGTACAGGTCGCCGCGGCCGCCTCCCACAGCGGGAAGGCCGCGGGCGCCACGCTGGCCGAAGGGCCGGCGCTGTCGGCACCGTCGGCGCGGCCGGCGGCGCCGATGGCGGCTCGGCTGGTCGTGCCACCGGTGGAGGCGTTCGGCAACGCGAGCGGAACGATGCACGGCGGCCTGCTGTTCGCCTGCACGGACCTGGCCGCGGCGGGGCTCGCCGGCGCGCTGGGCTCACTGCCGGCGACGGACTACACGACGTCGCTGCGGCTGAACCTGCTGCGCCCGGCCCTGCTCAGCGAGCCGGTGGTCTTCACCGCCCGCGTCGTCAACCGCGGCCGCTCGGTGAGCGTCTACCGCGTCACCTCCCACGGCGCCGCCGGCCGGCCGTACACCGTCGCCACCGTCACCCGCTCCAGCCGGCCATGA
- a CDS encoding daunorubicin resistance protein DrrA family ABC transporter ATP-binding protein has protein sequence MIATHALRREFRRSKRAEPVVAVDGIDLLVDPGEVFGLLGPNGAGKSTTMRMLTTLLPPTSGTAIVAGHDVARERAAVRRRIGFVAQGGGTDSAETARAELVMQGRVFGLSKADALARANELLGRFSLTDAADRRLGTWSGGMRRRLDIAIGLVNSPELLLLDEPTTGLDPASRAEVWAEIRAVREAGTTILLTTHYLEEADELCDRVAIIHKGQVARTGSPDELKSQVAGDSIVVTLPAGGPEAVAPAVRDQPWCHGADQVDEKTLRVFVDDGSRAVTDLLRLLDGLSTPVITLTLTRPSLDDVFLTATGHPLATAGV, from the coding sequence ATGATCGCCACCCACGCGCTGCGCCGGGAGTTCCGCCGGTCGAAGCGCGCCGAACCTGTCGTCGCCGTCGACGGGATCGACCTGTTGGTCGACCCGGGCGAGGTCTTCGGGCTGCTCGGCCCGAACGGTGCCGGCAAGTCGACCACGATGCGCATGCTCACGACGCTGCTGCCGCCGACCTCCGGCACCGCGATCGTCGCCGGCCACGACGTGGCGCGCGAGCGAGCCGCGGTACGCCGGCGGATCGGGTTCGTCGCCCAGGGCGGCGGCACCGACTCGGCCGAGACCGCGCGCGCCGAGCTCGTCATGCAGGGACGCGTGTTCGGCCTGTCGAAGGCCGACGCGCTCGCGCGGGCGAATGAGCTGCTCGGCCGGTTCAGCCTGACCGACGCGGCCGACCGGCGCCTCGGCACCTGGTCGGGCGGCATGCGCCGCCGGCTCGACATCGCCATCGGGCTGGTCAACTCCCCCGAGCTGCTGCTGCTCGACGAGCCGACCACCGGGCTGGACCCGGCGAGCCGCGCCGAGGTGTGGGCCGAGATCCGGGCGGTCCGGGAGGCGGGCACGACGATCCTGCTCACCACGCACTACCTGGAGGAGGCCGACGAGCTCTGCGACCGGGTGGCGATCATCCACAAGGGCCAGGTCGCGCGGACCGGCAGCCCGGACGAGCTGAAGAGCCAGGTCGCCGGCGACAGCATCGTCGTGACCCTTCCCGCTGGCGGCCCCGAGGCCGTCGCCCCCGCGGTGCGCGATCAGCCCTGGTGCCACGGTGCCGACCAGGTCGACGAGAAGACGCTGCGCGTCTTCGTCGACGACGGCTCCCGCGCCGTCACCGACCTGCTGCGCCTGCTCGACGGCCTGTCGACCCCGGTCATCACGCTGACGCTGACCCGCCCGAGCCTCGACGACGTCTTCCTCACCGCCACCGGCCACCCACTGGCCACCGCCGGCGTCTGA
- a CDS encoding DUF5995 family protein → MSFSTRRERHIPRHRAPARRSGARTSAALVLGVAVAATATLGGGAARADTPVALTGIPAYQPSLSAWYTPDQINHCLGGNPDCVSVTIARMNEMLGGLAATCDHRAPFALAYLRTTQQYQRAASTPGFFQDPAFVNVEDVFFASYFFNAYDNWNAGNTSAVPRAWQVAFSAAQNKSVSGLGDILLGMNGHINRDLPYVLAGLGLVAPDGTSRHEDHERVNIFLNQVAESMLDEAATRFDPTINDLKSPYGITYTVFMQIIAGWREVAWLNARRLVGASTPGQRALVEASIEQTAAVTAIALRTAFTYLPPLTALRDDYCASHHG, encoded by the coding sequence ATGTCATTTTCGACCAGGCGTGAGCGGCACATTCCCAGGCACCGGGCGCCGGCGCGCCGGTCCGGCGCGCGAACGTCGGCGGCCCTCGTCCTCGGGGTCGCCGTGGCTGCGACGGCGACCCTCGGTGGCGGGGCGGCGCGGGCGGACACGCCCGTGGCGCTCACCGGCATCCCCGCCTACCAGCCGTCGCTGTCGGCCTGGTACACCCCGGACCAGATCAACCACTGCCTGGGTGGGAATCCCGACTGCGTCTCCGTGACGATCGCCCGGATGAACGAGATGCTGGGCGGGCTCGCGGCGACCTGCGACCACCGGGCACCCTTCGCGCTGGCCTACCTGCGCACGACCCAGCAATACCAGCGGGCCGCCTCGACGCCCGGGTTCTTTCAGGACCCGGCGTTCGTCAACGTCGAGGACGTGTTCTTCGCTTCCTATTTCTTCAACGCCTACGACAACTGGAACGCGGGCAACACGTCCGCCGTGCCGCGGGCCTGGCAGGTGGCGTTCTCGGCTGCCCAGAACAAGAGCGTCTCCGGGCTCGGCGACATCCTGCTCGGCATGAACGGCCATATCAACCGGGACCTGCCCTATGTGCTGGCCGGCCTCGGCCTGGTGGCGCCGGACGGGACGAGCCGCCACGAGGACCATGAGCGGGTCAACATCTTCCTCAACCAGGTCGCCGAGTCCATGCTCGACGAGGCCGCCACCCGGTTCGATCCGACAATCAATGATCTGAAAAGCCCCTACGGCATCACCTACACGGTGTTCATGCAGATCATCGCCGGCTGGCGGGAGGTCGCCTGGCTGAACGCCCGCCGGCTGGTCGGCGCGTCGACTCCGGGGCAACGTGCCCTCGTCGAGGCGTCCATCGAGCAGACCGCCGCCGTCACCGCCATCGCGCTGCGCACGGCGTTCACCTACCTGCCGCCGCTGACCGCCCTCCGCGACGACTACTGCGCCAGCCACCACGGCTGA
- a CDS encoding ABC transporter ATP-binding protein, with amino-acid sequence MDFHAGKGRRPRRGRGDASAGTAVPTLADVDLAVEPGEFVCIVGASGSGKSTLLRLAAGLLRPTTGEVTLDGRPVDGPGPDRGLVCQTGALFPWRTTAANVAFGLELLPLSRADRSRRVAWYLREVGLEPFADRLPGQLSGGQRQRVAIARALACEPRVVLLDEPFGALDVQTKEDMQLFLRGVWADTGTTVLMVTHDVEEAVFLGQRVVVLASDPGRVVADIPVRLPGDRDLATRRGSAFLALRSQVEDLVRLHHRAHAQRLAERAG; translated from the coding sequence ATGGACTTCCACGCCGGCAAGGGCCGCCGCCCCCGTCGCGGGCGAGGGGACGCGTCCGCCGGGACGGCGGTCCCGACGCTCGCCGACGTCGACCTGGCCGTCGAGCCCGGTGAGTTCGTCTGCATCGTCGGCGCCAGCGGCTCGGGCAAGTCGACGCTGCTGCGCCTGGCCGCTGGCCTGCTGCGCCCGACCACCGGCGAGGTCACCCTGGACGGCAGGCCCGTCGACGGCCCCGGCCCGGACCGCGGCCTCGTCTGCCAGACCGGCGCGCTGTTCCCCTGGCGCACGACGGCGGCCAACGTCGCGTTCGGCCTCGAACTGCTGCCGCTCTCCCGCGCCGACCGGAGCCGCCGCGTCGCCTGGTACCTGCGCGAGGTCGGCCTGGAGCCCTTTGCCGACCGGTTGCCCGGGCAGTTGTCGGGCGGCCAGCGCCAGCGGGTCGCCATCGCGCGGGCGCTCGCCTGCGAGCCGCGGGTCGTCCTGCTCGACGAGCCGTTCGGCGCGCTCGACGTGCAGACCAAGGAGGACATGCAGCTGTTCCTGCGCGGGGTCTGGGCCGACACCGGCACGACCGTCCTCATGGTCACCCACGACGTCGAGGAGGCGGTCTTCCTCGGCCAGCGGGTCGTCGTCCTGGCAAGCGACCCGGGCCGGGTCGTCGCGGACATCCCCGTCCGGCTCCCGGGCGACCGCGATCTCGCGACCCGCCGCGGCTCCGCCTTCCTCGCCCTGCGCTCCCAGGTCGAGGACCTCGTCCGCCTCCACCACCGCGCGCACGCCCAGCGTCTCGCCGAGAGGGCCGGCTGA